The Plectropomus leopardus isolate mb chromosome 14, YSFRI_Pleo_2.0, whole genome shotgun sequence DNA window ATGTATTGGATCGTGTTAGATGTAGATCAGCACAGAGTGTTACTTTCTAATCTGAGCATTTCATGGAGCAGGctgagcaataatggaaactgACAGGATCAATACTGATCTCAAGGAAAACATTTCGTCTATGAAAGAAACTCCTTCACACAGCGCCGCCGCTGCTCGCTTATTCACTGCAGATGTCGATTTCTCATCTGGTCCACTTTAATGAGTTCAATAACAGACATCAAACAATATGTTTTACAATTAGTGTCATCTTCCAAACAGTGAAATCATAGCTTTCATTAGTGAGTGGAGGTAAAATCTGTGAGTGCAGGTTAGAGGTGAGAGGACGTACAAAGACGAGATTTACTCGAgggcagggacactcaacttgcttttccAGGGGGccgcttttgcaaaatgacaggaggccaggggccatcAAGGGCTTAGATAGGACCTCTTCTGAGGGGTGCGGGGATCCTCACTGGCATGCcgttttttgcactctggcaccttatgtaaacTAGAAGTACAAAATTATTCCCAGGGTGAATTACTTTAATTTGAAAACGGTTTGGGGGCCATGTGGCACCTGATCAGGGGCCTGATTTGGTctgcgggccataagttgagtatcactgctcgaGGATATACTTCAGATTGCTTTACATTCATAAATtataaagacagacaggaaaccTATGACACAAGTTTAACACGGGTGATAAAGAGCTCTGCAGCTGCGTTCTCAAACTCTTTGGCGTCCATATTTCCACCCGGGCCCCGTGTCTGCGCTCCGGACATCGCCTGACCCAGCTTGTACGGAGAGATCTTGGCACTGGCCTCCAGGTAGCGTATAGCCTTCACGTTAGCCTCCAGACATGAATTTGCTTTACTATTAGCATTAACGCAGCAGTTTGCTTCACATCCTTGGGAAGTCTCCAGAGCTTCCTTTAAGGTCCCGAGCACGGCCAGGCACAGCGGCCGCGACGCAGGCCCCTCGTCTGGGCTACACACCTCAGCATAGAGCCTCTGAGCCTGCCGGATGTAGTCTGAGAAAACTGCACATGTGAGCACACCATGACGGAAGACGTCATAAGGGACAGCCTCGTGGTCTTGGCAGTGGAGGCGTCGGAGGAGCGGGGCGGAGGTGGAGGCAGGGACTCCTCCCTCACTGCACAGGCACTGCAGAGTCTGTGTGTACAGGCCtcctctcactcctcctcctccggctTCTGTCGGGCTGTTGGTGCAGGAGCCATCAGGGCCCTCAGGAGCCTCAGCTGCACGTCTGCGGGGCCCCGTGAGGTTCAGAAGGTCGTAGGCCACACAGACGTTGTTGCTGAATGCAGATCTGGtttttacaataacaaatatggtaaaacaaagcaaatcacAGCTGCAGTTACAACATACTTGtcattgtattattattattatagaacCACCTAAATCTTGGCACCATTATGACTGTGGTCATTATGAGTTTAATAAGTAAAATTCTTAATATGATTCTTACATACTATgattttcactttattctgcTTAATTATTGGAACTAATTaaaattttagtttgtttgctattttgttttctttcttctttttttttgcttttcaaatttttacttattcattttcgTTTATTTTTACAGGAACTTCATTGGATGAACCAGTTAGAGTGtccatcacaagctggtatgatcagctaaaccatcaaaaacagCTGGTCAACCATCTAAACCATCTCAagctgttatatatatatatgtatatatatacatatatatatacataactAGTAGAATAGTTATAGGAGCATAATATCCGTTTCattatgaataaattaatgtcAGAGGAGTCTGATTCAGGACCGTAAATCTCTGGTTTTTGGTCCGTACCTCTGGGAGTGGTGAGCCAGCCGCAGGTGCCACAGAGCCCGGTTGAgatgctgctgctcctgctgctcctgcgcTCCTGCGCTCAGCGGCCCGTTGTTTATCTGATCTCCGTCTCCGCATCCAGCCGAGCCGGTCTCCGTCACCGAGGCCAGGTTGCAGAAGTGGTCGGCCAGGAAACCGATGGGGTCGTCCGATCTGGCCTCGATCATCTTCAAGATGGCCCCGCGGAGCAGCTCTCCCACCCCGACCTGCGAAAGAAACTCCCTGTCGCTGTCCGACTTGGAGGCTTTGCCCTCGGGCATCCCTGGAGGAGTCGCCCCGGACCGGCGCTTCTCCTTGTCCGCCATTCCTGATGACGTCCCGTGTCGCAGCAACGGCAGCGGAAGTGATTTAAGACCGGTGGAGAGACAGGAAGCGGACCAGTTTATGTCTGTTTATACTGATGATctatataacaacaaaaacccgCAAAATTAGCCCTCTTTGGTTATTATATGTTctaaaagccccaaaacaaaacacatgtcCGCCAAACCCCTCCGCTCTTTCGGTCTGGTTGCCAGGGACGCTATGACGAGTGTGCGTGCGTCAAATAGTCCGTGCAGGGGCGTGCATAAGGTTTTTGATACCTGATATGTCGGGGACCCCATAAGATCCAATTCCTCTATCAAGTTGTGAAATATCTACAATTTTTCCTTGTTAAAATACTACCTGGCCCAGAATTGCTGTGTAGTGAAACACATTAATTTAAGTATCCGAAATTAGCACAGAAGAAATAGAAGTTTatctcaaacacattttgaattaaattaccGGATATCACACAGTCCTGGAACAGCTGTATGGAAGCAAAAAGATGtcctaaatatttgaaatttaacaTTCACCCAATACACCAATACCCAACTCAAGagtcaaataattttaattttttattttcctttgcaaaccatgtttttgtagttatttgttCTGAATTCACCTTCATCTTtggaataaaaatatgaaatttccTGATTTGCAATTTAAATCTCAAAATTCAACATGATAAAGTTCAAATAGAAAAATCAGtcaaatttgattaatttaaattaagatccaaaaattaaagctgaaattctttaaataaaaaaaaaacaaaaacaatgtgttatattttaaaggtcaaatTCAGATCCAAaaattcaatcaaaaaaaagaaaattcaaatcGCAACATCTGGGCTACTCAGTTTATCTGGTCCTGGGTAGTCGGgatgttaatattttaaattttttatttttactttttggaacTGAATGACTCATCAAAAATGTGATTGcttttttaattagatttttttaaaactcaaattcaaattaaactcAAGTTCAGAGTTTAAAAAAGCAACTTCAGAAATTTCGTATTTTAATTTCTGTCCAAATAAATTCGGATACATGGTTTtcagtacacaaacacacacacacacacacacacacacacagcatatatataaatataaaaagttcTGAATTTGTCGAAACATAAGCGGAACTTAGCCTAAATTCAACAAATTTAGTATTTTCTTATTCATGTCAGGGAAAATGCAAtcaaagaacaaacaaatgatCAGACAGCTTGAAAGATGGCTCAGTGGGGGGAAAGatgatttcaaaaacacaaatgcaaaaatgattttcagTTCAAACAATATTTAACGGTTTATTGTACATAAATAGCCCCGGTTACTGTTAAACAACAAAGTCAAAACTGCACTTTCTGTTACTTTCTGTAACTTAGCttccaacaaaaaacatatggATGACAACAGAAAGGCATTGATAGACgataacacacatacagtaaggTAACAAGATGCTCCTCATTCACCAAatacagtatttcattttttcacagctgCACGAGCAGACTCACATTTGCATGTTAAACATACCgaccttttttgaaaaactaaaaaaaaattaaatcaagaaatattatattttgaataGGCATTGCACACGGAAAACTACTTGAATAAAGACAGAAGCACAAAACCcgaatttatgtttttaaatattcaatatatagctatttctgtattaaaaaaagtgaagcaTAGTTAAACAAAATAGCCTGCTTTGAACAGAGTTACACTGTGTGGAGATTATTTTCATCTATGGGCTTCACATAGGCCTCTGTTGATGCTCAGTAGTTGTTACAGACAGATGCATTTAtgatatttaaatctttaagcACCAAGCCAGGACTTGCACTATAATTTAAATGCATCTTACTTCAGTGTCAAGTTAACTTTGCCATGTTGTCTAACCAGTGTACATTTGTTTTGCCATGATAGCTTCAACAATGAGGGatttagtttttagttgtttttttaaatttctttataCAAGATCTCAAGTTAACATCTTTATTAAGTTTCAGTTCTATCTTGGGCTGTAGTGTTGCATCTGCAGTCATATCGCATGTGCTGCATCATTGACATGTGCATGGATGCCGTTTGTTAGAGGTATATGGTTCCCGTTAGTAAGGGGAACTTTTTTCAAAGGTGCCACACTGCCGTTGATGTAGTTGGTATGAGGAGGCAGGAAGTCTCTCTGCAGCTTGTGCTCCAGCAGCATGTGGTTCTGAGGAGGAAGGCCGAGGCACGCTCTGAGAAAGACAAAAGAGGGAGACTGTTAACTTCTGTCATGAACACAAGAATTTGAAATCTGTATAAAAGCCCTACAGGtgcagtgtgaaggatttagggtGATATActgtcagaaatggaatataataagtatgttttctttagtttataacCCCCTGAAAATAAgactcattgtgtttttgttgccttaaaatTAGCAATTGAAATCTTCAAAGGGAGCAGATCTATGAAGATCATTATGATTATGATGGACCACCATGTTTCCACAGTAGCCCAAGATGgataaaaccaaacactggctctagacacGGCCACAGACagcatttttgcatcagccaaCATAATTAGCAGCAACggaagtgacagaaaaacacttatttttctATACTGAAACTgttatattcagtgtttttacccgTGTGTTTTGCAAAAGAAGACACTTCTACAGaccttaaaacacaaaatttccatatcaaaaatgtacaaatcagtctttgaaatgaaaaacgttcttataaaaatatgttttaagcaTGGCATGGTTATCTAGTCTAAGCAAGGAAACCAAAAATGTGTCCGTACCTCATGATGTTTTCAATGCAGGCTCTCTGGCGGAAGAAGGCGTTGACGACCGGGGTCCCTGATGGGACCAGTGGGGCCTTGCAGAGGAAGGAGAGCAGAGCTAAGACACTGTGGAAGGACTGGAAGTCGTCCTCGCCCTGCGGTCGGACAGTCACACGCTGACAAAGCTCCGTCAGGATCACCAGGTCCAGGATGATTGGGCTGGCAAGTAGAGAGTCCTGTTGCAAAGGAAAGATTTATCAACACAAAGAGCTCTTACAATATGATGTAGTTCCTTATTGCACCTGCAGGAATGAAACCtgtcagtgtctttttttactgCGACCACAAGGAGTCGCCAaatcaaagattttaaaattctaCACATAACTGCTGTATGATGCAGATAAAACGGTTTGAATGTTGTTTGATTCACAAGCCAACCTCTTAAGTTGGACTTCAGTTGTTTTAGTAAACTGTTAATTTAGCATTTGTTTGATAGATAGGAAAGTACATCTGATAtgcacaaaacactttttttttttttttttccttttttacacacagtggagcatttttatGTGATTGCAGAATCACTGTTTTGAAGGGCTGTTCGGTTATGGCAAGAATACTAATCACCAGTATTTAAAACAATTACTTGTTAACTTTGGAAACATGAATAATTTACTgaacaaatcaaaaaatgtcttttt harbors:
- the LOC121953830 gene encoding tubulin polyglutamylase complex subunit 1-like; translated protein: MADKEKRRSGATPPGMPEGKASKSDSDREFLSQVGVGELLRGAILKMIEARSDDPIGFLADHFCNLASVTETGSAGCGDGDQINNGPLSAGAQEQQEQQHLNRALWHLRLAHHSQRSAFSNNVCVAYDLLNLTGPRRRAAEAPEGPDGSCTNSPTEAGGGGVRGGLYTQTLQCLCSEGGVPASTSAPLLRRLHCQDHEAVPYDVFRHGVLTCAVFSDYIRQAQRLYAEVCSPDEGPASRPLCLAVLGTLKEALETSQGCEANCCVNANSKANSCLEANVKAIRYLEASAKISPYKLGQAMSGAQTRGPGGNMDAKEFENAAAELFITRVKLVS